One window of Anaerolineales bacterium genomic DNA carries:
- a CDS encoding YggT family protein, whose protein sequence is MSVEFLILLIRVVAQTFIWVVIANALLSFFLSPYHPVREALDRIVAPFLNPIRNLMPSTGAIDFSPLVLILAVDLLSRVFITVLLSM, encoded by the coding sequence ATGAGCGTCGAATTTCTGATCTTGTTGATTCGGGTGGTGGCGCAGACATTTATCTGGGTTGTGATCGCCAACGCCCTGCTTTCATTTTTTCTTTCACCCTACCACCCGGTACGGGAGGCTTTGGATCGAATCGTGGCTCCATTCCTGAACCCGATCCGCAACCTGATGCCCAGTACGGGCGCGATCGATTTCAGTCCGCTGGTCTTGATCCTGGCGGTGGACCTGCTTTCGCGGGTATTCATCACCGTGCTTCTTTCGATGTAA
- a CDS encoding DUF167 domain-containing protein, with protein MTRQYVLHDGKRGSALALRITPRSSRNQIASVLNDGTVKVHLAADPVDEKINAELIAFLAEVLGVPKSRVEIVAGESGRDKLVSILDMDTKTAHQRIVAHLE; from the coding sequence ATGACAAGACAATATGTCCTACATGACGGCAAACGCGGATCTGCGCTGGCGCTGAGGATCACACCGCGCTCCAGCCGCAATCAGATCGCTAGCGTGTTGAATGACGGTACGGTCAAAGTCCATCTTGCCGCTGACCCGGTCGATGAAAAGATAAATGCCGAACTGATCGCCTTCCTGGCAGAGGTGCTCGGCGTGCCGAAATCGAGGGTGGAGATCGTGGCGGGCGAAAGCGGCCGTGACAAACTCGTTTCGATCCTGGATATGGATACGAAAACAGCCCATCAACGCATTGTGGCGCATTTGGAATAA
- a CDS encoding tetratricopeptide repeat protein yields the protein MKIMRPSTGSGQRLLLGLWLSISLIACSTLENFPAIPPGWTVTPSITTSPQPSFTPTITPTPLPTTRVSEGDKALFNGDYDLALIHYQIALNDSPDLLVRASAQWGVARIYYAQGRYNETLAALQVLITEYANSPQSAQAYFLQGFVFYKLENYAAAADSWQTYLILRPGVLDAYVQELRGDALFNAKNYAEALPSYTTAIQAPSLGDDIHLDLKVASTQVQLGNYETALTLYDGIIGRASSDYIKAQALYEAGLANQAQGQFAEANERFRFAVEHYPLSYFSYLSLVALLDAGGTVDELDRGLVDYFAGQYAVAIAAFDRYLETNPPENDGTAYYYRAISKSSLGFYDEALVDYNTFIASFSAHSRWSYAWGEKAFILWAQKGDYTGAAQTLLEFVSLAPNNSLAADYLMSAARIYERDGQYDKAIETWSRVTLEYPGSQQSAYASFLMGIIDYRRGNHQTALDTFKRSLALSVSSEDKSRALLWIGKSYRILGDANGAGDAWREGQNLDPGGYYSERARDLLAEIAPFTSGSFINTNVDLPRERADADAWMRLTFNLGSDVDLNGLGALSADSRLIRGKEYWDLGMYDEARLEFEDLREELEALNDAVGSYRLTNYLHNLGMYRSAIFAARQVLTMAGLDEHTESMMAPAYFSHIRYGLYYSDLVIPNAQQNGFDPLLIFSVIRQESLFEGFVRSTAGAHGLMQIIAPTGAQIASELGKPINYTEEDLYRPYVSVLFGTHYLGKNRTLLNGDLYAALAAYNGGPGNAVAWKELAGDDPDLFLESVRFEETRNYIRNIYEIFIIYRRLYSAS from the coding sequence ATGAAAATCATGCGCCCTTCGACAGGCTCAGGACAACGCCTCCTTCTCGGACTTTGGCTTTCAATCTCTCTCATTGCATGCTCCACGCTGGAGAATTTTCCCGCCATCCCGCCCGGTTGGACGGTAACTCCCAGCATCACAACATCGCCTCAGCCGTCCTTCACTCCCACCATCACACCGACTCCGCTTCCCACCACCCGGGTCAGCGAAGGCGACAAGGCGCTCTTCAACGGCGACTATGACCTCGCGCTTATACACTACCAGATCGCGTTGAACGATTCACCTGACCTTCTGGTGCGCGCATCGGCTCAATGGGGCGTGGCGAGGATCTATTACGCACAGGGACGTTACAACGAAACCCTCGCCGCCCTTCAAGTACTTATCACCGAATATGCCAATTCGCCGCAATCTGCCCAGGCATACTTCCTTCAGGGATTTGTCTTTTACAAGTTGGAGAATTATGCCGCCGCCGCGGATTCATGGCAGACTTATCTCATCCTGCGCCCCGGCGTTTTGGATGCTTACGTCCAGGAACTGCGCGGAGATGCGCTCTTCAACGCAAAGAATTACGCAGAAGCCCTGCCTTCATATACAACGGCAATCCAGGCGCCATCGCTTGGGGACGATATCCATCTCGATCTGAAAGTCGCATCCACACAGGTCCAGCTTGGGAATTACGAAACGGCACTGACGCTGTACGACGGGATCATCGGACGCGCATCGAGCGATTACATCAAGGCTCAGGCGTTGTACGAGGCCGGGTTGGCAAATCAGGCTCAAGGTCAATTTGCCGAGGCGAACGAAAGATTCCGGTTTGCCGTCGAACATTATCCTCTCTCCTATTTTTCCTATCTCAGCCTCGTCGCGCTGCTTGACGCGGGCGGAACGGTGGATGAACTCGATCGTGGTCTCGTGGATTATTTTGCGGGTCAGTACGCGGTGGCGATCGCCGCCTTCGACCGATATCTCGAAACGAATCCGCCTGAAAACGACGGGACCGCCTACTACTACCGCGCGATTTCGAAAAGCAGTTTGGGGTTTTACGATGAGGCGTTGGTCGATTACAACACCTTCATCGCCAGTTTTTCCGCCCACTCGCGCTGGAGCTACGCCTGGGGCGAGAAGGCTTTCATCCTATGGGCGCAGAAAGGCGATTACACAGGCGCGGCGCAGACTCTGCTGGAGTTCGTCAGCCTCGCGCCGAACAATTCGCTTGCAGCGGATTATTTGATGAGCGCAGCGCGCATCTATGAACGCGATGGGCAATACGACAAAGCCATCGAAACCTGGTCGCGCGTTACCCTCGAATATCCCGGTTCGCAGCAATCCGCATATGCTTCATTCCTAATGGGCATCATCGATTATCGGCGCGGAAATCACCAGACCGCGTTGGATACTTTCAAACGAAGTCTCGCCTTATCGGTTTCGAGCGAGGACAAGAGCCGCGCTCTTTTATGGATCGGTAAATCCTATCGAATCCTCGGGGATGCCAACGGAGCCGGGGACGCCTGGCGCGAAGGACAGAACCTTGACCCCGGCGGTTACTACAGCGAACGCGCCCGTGACTTGCTGGCGGAAATCGCGCCTTTCACTTCGGGCTCTTTTATAAATACGAACGTCGATCTCCCAAGGGAGCGCGCCGACGCGGATGCCTGGATGCGCCTGACCTTCAATCTCGGCTCGGACGTGGACCTGAACGGGCTTGGCGCATTGTCCGCGGACTCGCGTCTCATTCGCGGGAAGGAATACTGGGACCTGGGCATGTACGATGAAGCGCGCCTTGAATTCGAAGACCTGCGCGAGGAACTTGAAGCGCTGAACGACGCCGTCGGGAGTTATCGTCTCACGAATTATCTGCACAACCTCGGGATGTATCGCTCTGCCATTTTCGCGGCGCGACAGGTTCTGACGATGGCGGGACTCGACGAACACACCGAATCCATGATGGCCCCGGCATATTTCAGTCACATCCGGTACGGCTTGTACTACTCCGATCTCGTCATTCCCAACGCCCAGCAAAACGGATTCGACCCCTTGTTGATCTTCAGCGTCATCCGGCAGGAGAGTCTCTTCGAAGGCTTCGTCCGCTCGACCGCCGGAGCCCACGGTTTGATGCAGATCATCGCTCCCACCGGGGCGCAGATCGCTTCGGAACTCGGCAAACCCATCAATTACACAGAAGAAGATTTGTATCGCCCGTACGTCAGCGTATTGTTCGGAACGCATTATCTTGGGAAAAACCGCACCCTGCTCAATGGTGATCTGTATGCGGCACTCGCCGCCTACAATGGCGGTCCCGGCAATGCGGTGGCATGGAAGGAACTGGCAGGCGACGATCCCGACCTGTTTTTGGAGAGCGTCCGCTTCGAAGAGACAAGAAATTACATCCGCAATATTTACGAAATATTCATCATCTATCGGCGGTTATACAGCGCTTCATAA
- a CDS encoding spermidine/putrescine ABC transporter substrate-binding protein: MNTHHKIHRSHGLILSSVLLIVLTACAAGGEPAGSGELVTASGFVCPEPSPRVEFESAEVNIYTWSEYIPADIFDCFGMVYDVTVNVDYFSSNEELYSKVSLGEGINPYDVIHPSDYMIGVLIREELLQDLDPARIPNLSNLDPGLIAAYGDSLNYLVPYQMGTQAIIYNIETVETPPTSWADLWNPEYEGRIVAVDDNRVIIGAALLTLGYSVNETDPDHLEEAKQKLLELMPNILVFDSDSPKTPLVAGDVDLGIVWNGEAFLTQTEDPRFEYVFPAEGSIIFYDGMAIPITAPHPDAAYAWFNYLLQGNTNWLTLVDYPYTNPNRAALEYAKENAPEVYEAYMTSPITNTPASEFARGHEVKDLGEALLLYDEIWTEIKQ; the protein is encoded by the coding sequence ATGAACACACATCACAAAATCCATCGTTCGCATGGGTTGATTTTGTCGAGCGTGCTGTTGATCGTTTTGACAGCCTGCGCAGCGGGAGGTGAACCGGCAGGGTCTGGTGAGCTGGTGACTGCCAGCGGTTTCGTTTGCCCGGAGCCCTCGCCGCGCGTGGAGTTCGAAAGCGCGGAGGTAAATATTTATACGTGGTCGGAATACATCCCCGCTGACATCTTCGATTGCTTCGGCATGGTGTACGATGTGACGGTGAACGTGGATTATTTCTCGTCCAATGAAGAGTTGTATTCGAAGGTTTCGCTGGGCGAGGGGATCAATCCGTACGATGTAATTCACCCAAGCGATTACATGATCGGCGTATTGATCCGCGAGGAATTATTGCAGGATCTGGACCCGGCGCGGATCCCGAACCTGTCGAACCTCGATCCCGGTTTGATCGCGGCGTATGGCGACTCGCTCAATTACCTTGTTCCATATCAAATGGGCACTCAGGCGATCATTTACAACATCGAAACGGTGGAAACTCCTCCGACTTCATGGGCAGATCTTTGGAATCCCGAATATGAAGGTCGCATCGTCGCCGTTGACGATAATCGGGTGATCATCGGCGCGGCATTGCTAACGCTCGGTTACAGCGTCAATGAGACCGATCCAGATCATCTCGAGGAAGCCAAGCAAAAACTGCTCGAATTAATGCCCAACATCCTCGTCTTCGACAGCGACAGCCCCAAGACTCCGCTCGTGGCTGGGGATGTGGATCTCGGCATCGTCTGGAATGGCGAAGCGTTTTTGACCCAGACCGAAGACCCGCGCTTCGAGTACGTCTTCCCTGCCGAAGGCTCGATCATTTTTTATGACGGTATGGCAATCCCAATTACAGCGCCGCATCCGGATGCCGCTTATGCCTGGTTCAATTATCTTCTGCAAGGGAATACCAATTGGCTGACCTTGGTAGATTATCCGTACACCAACCCGAACAGGGCTGCGCTGGAATATGCAAAAGAGAACGCCCCCGAAGTGTACGAGGCTTACATGACATCTCCCATCACCAATACGCCCGCCAGTGAGTTTGCGAGAGGGCATGAGGTCAAGGATCTGGGTGAGGCGCTTCTGTTATATGACGAGATATGGACGGAAATAAAACAATAA
- a CDS encoding carboxypeptidase regulatory-like domain-containing protein, whose translation MKLAMKILIGGSLILMASCGPSAEEIATMTASAWTPTPTQTPIPPSPTPLPIDVTVTVMDESGAPVAGASISFPESGNDTPVPTDETGQVRWNDLPGETGTFNVTAQGYLPVSSNSALVRGPNEVTVTIQRDPFALLPSQGCAQGETFLYAEDFQDGKAQGWLEIEFGAPGWSIAPSAEEAGDLILSAQYTDMVGDAPMISRLDGMEFDNAVWRIQMLISKTFSQENWFSLNWKQALQPFTLGDKEIFDSRYQLPIGYNYFALRRLQQPVTNIGIAQSSAPKAGDWHIVEIATYQGVTEVWLDGKQKFEYEDPVPVPPGTMGLELWLQRSQTIVYFDDIFACEIDAPFVSIVPAVP comes from the coding sequence ATGAAACTCGCGATGAAAATTCTCATTGGGGGATCGTTAATCTTGATGGCATCTTGCGGACCTTCTGCGGAAGAAATTGCAACGATGACAGCCTCGGCCTGGACGCCGACCCCCACCCAAACGCCGATACCGCCTTCACCGACTCCCCTTCCAATCGATGTGACCGTAACAGTTATGGATGAATCCGGCGCACCGGTCGCAGGAGCAAGTATTTCCTTTCCTGAATCAGGAAATGATACGCCTGTTCCGACGGATGAAACGGGTCAGGTTCGTTGGAATGACCTGCCGGGAGAGACTGGAACATTCAATGTCACCGCGCAAGGATATTTGCCTGTGTCATCCAACAGTGCGCTTGTTCGCGGTCCCAATGAAGTGACTGTGACCATCCAACGCGATCCGTTTGCTCTTCTTCCCTCGCAAGGATGCGCTCAGGGAGAAACCTTCCTTTACGCCGAAGACTTCCAGGATGGAAAAGCCCAGGGATGGTTGGAGATCGAATTTGGCGCACCCGGATGGAGTATAGCTCCCTCTGCTGAAGAAGCCGGCGATCTAATTCTTTCTGCCCAATATACTGATATGGTTGGCGACGCTCCGATGATCTCACGACTCGATGGGATGGAATTCGACAATGCAGTCTGGCGAATTCAAATGCTCATCTCAAAGACGTTTTCGCAGGAGAACTGGTTTTCGCTCAACTGGAAGCAGGCATTGCAACCGTTCACTTTGGGAGATAAGGAGATTTTCGATTCGCGCTATCAGTTGCCCATCGGCTACAACTATTTTGCCTTGCGGCGTCTTCAACAACCTGTGACCAACATCGGCATTGCTCAATCCTCCGCGCCGAAGGCTGGAGATTGGCATATTGTGGAAATTGCGACATACCAGGGAGTTACGGAAGTGTGGCTGGATGGCAAACAGAAGTTTGAATATGAAGACCCTGTCCCAGTTCCTCCCGGCACAATGGGGCTGGAGTTGTGGTTGCAGCGGAGCCAGACCATCGTCTATTTCGACGATATATTCGCATGCGAAATCGACGCCCCGTTCGTTTCCATCGTTCCGGCAGTGCCATAA
- a CDS encoding carbohydrate kinase family protein codes for MDILLTGSVAYDYLMTFPGHFKEQILPERLESISLSFLVDSMSKQRGGIAPNIAYTMALLGQKPRVMATVGEDFEEYRQWLESKGVDTKLMKVVPGVFTASFFATTDHASAQIASFYPGAMGYSASQSLKESDKKPDLVIVSPSSPDAMMKFPAECRELGIPYLYDPSQQVLRLEGHELARDMEGAQFLFCNDYEFGLISKKTGWSLDQILEHVKVLVITRGKDGADLYSDGTSVHIPTVPEDEIIDPTGVGDAFRGGFLAGYSHGFDWKLCGEVGSLSAVYCLEQRGTQNHSYTREEFVQRFRRHFEDGGKLDALLK; via the coding sequence ATGGACATATTGCTTACCGGCTCCGTCGCCTACGATTACCTGATGACCTTCCCCGGTCATTTCAAGGAACAAATTCTGCCTGAACGTTTAGAATCGATCAGTCTTTCCTTTCTGGTCGATTCCATGTCGAAACAGCGCGGTGGCATCGCTCCAAATATCGCTTACACAATGGCATTACTCGGGCAGAAACCCCGTGTGATGGCAACCGTCGGCGAGGATTTCGAGGAATACCGTCAGTGGCTCGAATCCAAAGGCGTGGATACGAAACTGATGAAGGTCGTACCCGGGGTTTTCACCGCCTCGTTCTTCGCCACAACGGATCATGCCTCGGCCCAGATCGCTTCGTTCTACCCCGGAGCGATGGGCTACTCTGCAAGCCAATCGCTCAAAGAGTCGGATAAAAAACCGGACTTGGTCATCGTCTCCCCCAGTTCGCCTGATGCGATGATGAAATTCCCTGCCGAATGCCGCGAGTTGGGAATTCCCTATCTGTATGATCCCAGCCAGCAGGTCCTGCGCCTCGAAGGACACGAATTGGCGCGGGATATGGAAGGCGCACAGTTCCTTTTCTGCAACGATTACGAATTCGGCTTGATCTCCAAGAAGACCGGCTGGAGCCTCGACCAGATTCTCGAGCACGTCAAAGTTTTGGTCATTACGCGCGGAAAAGACGGCGCAGATCTGTACTCCGATGGGACTTCCGTTCACATTCCCACGGTGCCTGAAGACGAGATTATCGACCCCACCGGAGTCGGCGATGCCTTTCGCGGCGGTTTTCTTGCCGGGTATTCGCACGGTTTTGACTGGAAGTTGTGCGGTGAGGTTGGCTCCCTTTCCGCTGTTTATTGTCTCGAACAACGCGGTACGCAAAACCATTCCTACACACGTGAAGAATTCGTTCAACGCTTCCGCAGGCATTTTGAAGATGGCGGGAAATTGGACGCCTTATTGAAATAA
- the ahcY gene encoding adenosylhomocysteinase: MSNYDIKDINQAEGGRRRIEWAEREMPVLRSIRERFNKEKPLKGLRLSCCLHVTTETANLMRTLHDGGADIVLTASNPLSTQDDVAAALVNQFEIPVFAIKGEDKVTYFKHIRAALEHKPHMTQDDGADLVSSLFFIEMGRFERLEPSLAEWAKSLKEEERKEMLKNVIGGTEETTTGVIRLKAMEKDGVLKFPVIAVNDALTKHMFDNRYGTGQSTVDGIVRATNVLLAGKSFVVAGYGWCGRGLASRARGMGAHVIVTEVDPMKALEAAMDGFQVMPMLDAAKVGDIFCTVTGDLNVIDGKHFEAMKDGALVANSGHFNVEINIPALEKMSKGKPNLVRPFVDQYETKDGRKINILGEGRLINLASAEGHPASVMDMSFANQALSAEYMAKNADKLEKKVYSVPAEIDNEIARLKLEAMGVKIDVLTDEQLHYLNSWEEGT, encoded by the coding sequence ATGAGCAATTACGATATCAAGGACATCAACCAGGCCGAGGGCGGACGACGACGCATAGAATGGGCGGAGCGCGAGATGCCCGTTCTGCGTTCGATCCGCGAGCGTTTTAATAAAGAGAAGCCTCTCAAGGGACTACGCCTCTCATGTTGTTTGCATGTCACCACCGAGACCGCAAACCTGATGCGCACCCTGCATGACGGCGGCGCGGACATCGTCCTCACGGCGTCCAATCCGCTTTCCACGCAGGACGATGTTGCCGCTGCGTTGGTGAACCAGTTCGAGATTCCTGTTTTCGCCATCAAGGGCGAGGATAAGGTCACGTACTTTAAACACATCCGCGCCGCGCTCGAACATAAACCTCATATGACCCAGGACGATGGCGCCGACCTTGTCTCTTCTCTTTTCTTTATTGAAATGGGACGCTTTGAAAGACTCGAACCCTCCCTCGCGGAATGGGCAAAATCCCTCAAAGAAGAAGAGCGCAAGGAAATGCTCAAGAACGTCATCGGCGGCACCGAAGAGACCACCACCGGCGTGATCCGCTTGAAGGCGATGGAGAAGGACGGCGTGTTGAAATTCCCCGTCATCGCCGTGAACGACGCGCTCACCAAGCACATGTTCGATAACCGCTACGGCACGGGTCAATCCACTGTGGATGGCATCGTCCGCGCCACGAATGTTCTGCTGGCGGGCAAGTCCTTCGTTGTGGCTGGCTACGGCTGGTGCGGACGCGGCCTCGCTTCGCGCGCGCGTGGTATGGGCGCTCATGTCATCGTCACCGAAGTGGACCCGATGAAAGCGCTCGAAGCCGCGATGGACGGCTTCCAGGTCATGCCGATGCTCGACGCTGCGAAAGTCGGCGACATCTTCTGCACCGTTACCGGCGACCTGAACGTGATCGACGGCAAGCATTTCGAGGCGATGAAGGATGGCGCGCTTGTCGCCAACTCCGGTCACTTCAACGTTGAGATCAACATCCCCGCGCTGGAAAAGATGAGCAAAGGCAAACCGAATCTCGTCCGCCCGTTTGTGGACCAGTACGAAACAAAGGACGGACGCAAGATCAACATCCTTGGCGAAGGGCGCTTAATCAACCTAGCTTCCGCCGAAGGTCACCCCGCTTCCGTAATGGATATGTCCTTTGCTAACCAGGCTCTCTCCGCCGAATACATGGCGAAAAATGCCGACAAACTGGAAAAGAAAGTCTACTCCGTGCCGGCCGAGATCGATAACGAGATCGCCCGCCTCAAACTCGAGGCGATGGGTGTCAAGATCGATGTCCTCACCGACGAGCAGCTGCACTACCTGAATTCGTGGGAAGAAGGAACGTAA
- the rsmA gene encoding ribosomal RNA small subunit methyltransferase A, with amino-acid sequence MNIVSIPPLDAAAVLKRYGLRADKRLGQNFLQDSSVLEKIVEAAEIQADDRVLEIGPGLGSLTRYLAATARSVAAVELDPELIPPLEAVLTPYQNVNIIQGDILELPIAELIDQPGYIAAANIPYNITSAIIRHLLESEPKPRRIVLTIQKEVAERICPKPGDLSLLALSVQVYGSPRIVSNIPAGAFYPTPKVDSAILRVDIFDKPMIPSKNLPVFFKLTKAGFGQKRKTLRNSLSAGLHIRPAEAENLLNAVEINPMRRAETLSLEEWGKLCEIDWVK; translated from the coding sequence ATGAACATAGTCTCCATCCCTCCGCTCGACGCCGCCGCAGTCCTCAAACGGTATGGCTTGCGTGCAGATAAACGGCTCGGTCAAAACTTTTTGCAGGATTCATCGGTACTCGAGAAGATCGTTGAAGCTGCAGAGATTCAAGCGGATGACCGTGTTTTGGAGATTGGTCCCGGTCTCGGCAGTCTGACCCGTTATCTGGCAGCAACTGCCCGAAGCGTTGCAGCGGTCGAACTGGACCCGGAGTTGATCCCGCCGCTTGAAGCTGTTCTTACGCCGTATCAAAATGTTAACATCATCCAAGGCGATATTCTGGAACTGCCCATAGCAGAACTCATTGACCAGCCCGGCTATATCGCAGCAGCGAACATTCCATATAACATCACATCTGCCATCATACGCCACTTGCTGGAAAGCGAGCCGAAGCCAAGACGTATCGTCCTTACCATTCAAAAGGAGGTGGCGGAACGCATCTGCCCGAAACCCGGGGATCTAAGTTTGTTGGCGCTGAGTGTACAGGTCTACGGCTCACCGCGCATCGTTTCGAATATTCCCGCCGGGGCATTTTATCCCACCCCAAAAGTGGATTCTGCAATCCTGCGCGTGGATATTTTCGACAAACCGATGATACCAAGTAAAAACCTTCCCGTTTTTTTCAAACTCACCAAAGCGGGGTTCGGTCAGAAACGCAAGACCTTGAGGAACTCCCTTTCCGCGGGATTGCACATTAGACCCGCAGAGGCGGAGAACTTGCTGAATGCTGTAGAAATCAATCCCATGCGACGCGCAGAAACACTATCCCTCGAGGAGTGGGGCAAGTTATGCGAGATTGATTGGGTGAAATGA
- a CDS encoding LCP family protein, translated as MTKSQRIIIAILSVIAFTLVAVVGVYAYQALSAVAVKPLGPSLPTQDLPPTWTPSPGPLASNGAVTFAPTISLPTATPGPRCGGLLSMNILVVGTDTRGDNYTYGLADAIRLVRVDFFTPKVSALEFPRDLWVEIPHVADDLNGQDHEKLNQAFLYGQPGFNYWDDPTEGSGLLALTLNRNFGASVDHYITINMRTFEHIIDAMGGIDVEIPNEKIAKTTGLKEGTHHLGGAEALKLARNRSGGSFERADNQNIVLCAVRKKLTSPQILAQIPALIETFQDNIRTDFTPAQLSQLACLATQMPPENIVLASFPADLFKQTRVFDPVFDKRISILDADFDILRDFVMRFQMGTWPAQAAISSPSPLIDEEDNAFVCQ; from the coding sequence ATGACAAAATCGCAGCGCATCATCATCGCAATCCTCTCGGTCATCGCATTTACACTTGTCGCGGTGGTCGGCGTGTATGCCTATCAAGCTCTCAGCGCCGTGGCAGTGAAACCCCTCGGTCCTTCATTGCCTACTCAAGACCTGCCACCCACCTGGACGCCTTCGCCAGGACCCCTTGCGTCGAACGGAGCTGTAACTTTTGCGCCAACGATCTCCCTCCCCACTGCCACACCGGGTCCGCGATGCGGTGGCCTGTTGTCGATGAATATCCTTGTGGTAGGTACGGATACCCGAGGCGATAACTACACCTACGGGCTGGCAGATGCGATCCGACTCGTCCGGGTGGATTTTTTCACCCCCAAAGTGAGCGCGCTCGAGTTCCCTCGCGATCTGTGGGTGGAGATTCCCCACGTTGCCGATGACCTGAACGGGCAGGACCATGAAAAACTCAACCAGGCGTTTCTTTATGGACAGCCCGGCTTTAATTACTGGGATGATCCGACCGAAGGATCGGGCTTGCTTGCTCTGACTCTAAATAGGAACTTCGGCGCAAGTGTTGATCACTACATCACGATCAACATGCGCACTTTCGAACATATCATCGACGCCATGGGCGGAATCGATGTGGAAATTCCAAACGAAAAAATCGCAAAAACAACCGGTCTCAAAGAGGGAACCCATCACCTCGGCGGAGCAGAGGCGCTTAAGTTGGCGCGCAACCGATCGGGCGGTAGTTTCGAACGGGCGGATAACCAGAATATCGTCCTGTGCGCCGTGCGCAAAAAGTTGACAAGCCCGCAAATACTGGCGCAGATACCCGCGCTGATCGAAACCTTCCAGGACAATATCCGTACCGATTTCACGCCTGCGCAACTCAGCCAGCTGGCATGTCTTGCGACCCAAATGCCGCCGGAAAACATCGTCCTGGCAAGTTTCCCCGCCGATCTCTTCAAGCAAACGCGCGTCTTCGACCCGGTTTTCGACAAACGCATCTCCATCCTCGACGCCGATTTCGACATCCTGCGTGATTTTGTGATGCGGTTCCAAATGGGCACATGGCCTGCGCAAGCCGCAATCTCCTCCCCCTCGCCTCTGATCGATGAAGAGGATAACGCTTTCGTCTGCCAATGA
- a CDS encoding G5 domain-containing protein, protein MELHRLQAVLFAVILIGCSAFSPPTVIVIDGDSTITVTTNETLPILILAEAGITPQPDDRVLVNGIPHELEDEIAMRGNFQMQLRRAVNVRLLTPDGEQTINTSAFTVGEVLNDAGFTIHINDDVAPPLTAPIKDSLTIHISPTRELTVTSGGESVMIHSSANTVGEALAKAGIPLMGLDQSIPSENEPLPPDGRIQVTRISESVFVQLESIPFSVEETFSEDVVFGQQEILQYGANGLTMIRTRVRYEDGVVVSRKDEEKTILREPKTQLVLSGSKITLSPVGGNSQYQYWYATEMYASWYSPCNSGTGGCSYGTASGARAGYGIVAVDYSIYPYLAGMKVYIPGYGLAVIGDTGGGPIIESAFGVARTQWIDLGYDDNNIGGLSGWVTVYFLEPAPAEIPYFFK, encoded by the coding sequence ATGGAATTGCATCGTTTGCAAGCGGTTTTATTTGCCGTCATTCTTATCGGCTGCAGCGCATTCTCGCCGCCCACAGTCATCGTCATCGACGGGGATTCGACGATTACTGTCACAACCAATGAAACCTTACCGATTCTGATTCTTGCCGAAGCGGGGATCACCCCACAGCCGGATGACCGGGTTCTTGTAAACGGGATTCCGCATGAGCTGGAAGATGAGATCGCAATGCGCGGGAATTTCCAAATGCAATTAAGGCGGGCGGTGAACGTTCGGCTGCTCACACCGGATGGCGAGCAAACAATCAATACATCTGCGTTTACTGTCGGCGAAGTTTTGAATGATGCGGGATTTACAATCCACATCAACGACGACGTCGCCCCGCCTCTTACTGCGCCGATAAAGGATTCGCTCACGATACACATTTCTCCAACCCGCGAGTTGACCGTGACCAGCGGCGGCGAATCCGTGATGATTCATTCCTCGGCGAACACGGTTGGGGAGGCTTTGGCAAAGGCGGGAATTCCACTAATGGGTTTGGACCAAAGCATCCCGTCGGAGAACGAGCCGCTGCCGCCCGATGGGAGGATTCAAGTCACACGAATCAGCGAATCTGTTTTTGTGCAATTAGAGTCCATCCCCTTTTCCGTCGAAGAGACATTTTCGGAAGATGTGGTATTCGGTCAACAGGAGATTTTGCAATACGGTGCAAATGGTCTGACGATGATCCGCACACGAGTCCGATATGAGGACGGCGTAGTGGTGAGCCGCAAAGATGAGGAGAAAACAATCTTGCGTGAGCCGAAGACGCAACTCGTTCTCAGTGGATCAAAGATCACTCTTTCACCTGTCGGGGGAAATTCGCAATATCAATACTGGTATGCGACCGAGATGTATGCGTCCTGGTATTCGCCATGCAATTCCGGCACAGGTGGATGCTCCTACGGCACAGCCAGTGGCGCGCGCGCGGGATATGGCATCGTAGCAGTTGATTATTCGATCTATCCATATCTTGCTGGTATGAAAGTCTATATTCCGGGGTACGGCCTGGCAGTCATCGGGGACACAGGCGGGGGACCGATCATTGAAAGCGCATTCGGCGTGGCGCGCACACAATGGATCGATCTCGGCTATGACGATAACAACATCGGCGGGCTTTCCGGCTGGGTGACAGTGTACTTCCTCGAACCTGCCCCGGCAGAGATTCCATATTTTTTCAAATAA